One genomic region from Bradyrhizobium icense encodes:
- the acs gene encoding acetate--CoA ligase — protein sequence MSEKIYDVSADWAKRAYVDDAKYREMYARSVSDPNGFWGEQARRIDWIKPFHKVENVSFAPGNISIKWFEDGVLNAAWNCIDRHLDKRGNQTAIIWEGDDPSQSRHITYRQLHDEVCKMANILRTRNVKKGDRVTIYLPMIPEAAYAMLACARIGAIHSVVFAGFSPDSLAQRITDCQSKVIITADEGLRGGKKVPLKANVDAAIEKAGGVDWVVVVKRTGAAVDMNPTRDFWYHEVAKLVTTECPVEHMHAEDPLFILYTSGSTGQPKGVLHTTGGYLVYAAMTHQYVFDYHDGDVYWCTADVGWVTGHSYILYGPLANGATTLMFEGVPNYPDNSRFWNVIDKHNVNIFYTAPTAIRALMQAGDEPVKKTSRKSLKLLGTVGEPINPEAWEWYYRVVGEERCPIVDTWWQTETGGILITPLPGATKLKPGSATRPFFGVVPEIVDADGKALEGEATGNLCLVRSWPGMMRTVYGDHARFEQTYFSTYKGKYFTGDGCRRDADGYYWITGRVDDVINVSGHRMGTAEVESSLVAHAKVSEAAVVGYPHDIKGQGIYAYVTLMAGTEPTEELRKELVAWVRKDIGPIASPDQIQFAPGLPKTRSGKIMRRILRKIAEDEPSSLGDTSTLADPAVVDDLVKNRQNKKGAPA from the coding sequence ATGTCCGAGAAGATTTACGACGTATCCGCCGATTGGGCCAAACGCGCCTATGTCGACGACGCCAAGTACCGCGAAATGTATGCCCGCTCGGTCTCGGACCCCAATGGCTTCTGGGGCGAGCAAGCCAGGCGCATTGATTGGATCAAGCCCTTCCACAAGGTCGAAAACGTCTCCTTTGCCCCTGGCAACATCTCGATCAAATGGTTCGAGGACGGCGTCCTGAACGCCGCCTGGAACTGCATCGACCGCCATCTCGACAAGCGCGGCAATCAGACCGCGATCATCTGGGAGGGTGACGACCCGTCGCAGTCCAGGCACATCACCTACCGCCAGTTGCACGACGAAGTCTGCAAGATGGCCAACATCCTGCGCACGCGGAACGTCAAGAAGGGAGACCGCGTCACAATCTATCTGCCGATGATCCCGGAAGCGGCCTATGCGATGCTGGCCTGCGCGCGGATCGGCGCCATTCATTCGGTGGTGTTCGCCGGCTTCTCGCCCGACAGCCTCGCCCAACGCATCACCGATTGCCAATCCAAGGTGATCATCACCGCCGACGAGGGATTGCGCGGCGGCAAGAAGGTGCCGTTGAAGGCCAATGTCGATGCCGCGATCGAGAAAGCCGGCGGCGTCGATTGGGTCGTCGTGGTCAAGCGCACGGGTGCGGCCGTCGACATGAACCCGACGCGCGACTTCTGGTACCACGAAGTGGCCAAGCTGGTGACGACGGAATGCCCGGTCGAGCACATGCACGCGGAAGACCCGCTGTTTATTCTCTACACATCAGGCTCGACCGGCCAGCCCAAGGGGGTGCTGCACACCACCGGCGGCTATCTCGTCTACGCGGCGATGACGCATCAATACGTGTTCGACTATCACGACGGCGACGTCTACTGGTGCACCGCCGACGTCGGCTGGGTCACCGGCCACAGCTACATTCTCTATGGGCCGCTGGCCAACGGCGCCACCACGCTGATGTTCGAGGGCGTGCCGAACTACCCCGACAATTCCAGGTTCTGGAACGTCATCGACAAGCACAACGTCAACATCTTCTACACTGCGCCGACAGCGATCCGCGCACTGATGCAGGCGGGTGACGAGCCGGTAAAGAAGACCTCGCGCAAATCTCTTAAGCTGCTCGGCACCGTCGGAGAGCCGATCAATCCGGAAGCCTGGGAATGGTATTACCGCGTGGTCGGCGAGGAACGTTGCCCGATCGTCGATACCTGGTGGCAGACCGAGACCGGCGGCATCTTAATCACACCGCTGCCCGGCGCGACCAAGCTCAAGCCCGGCTCGGCGACGCGGCCGTTCTTCGGCGTGGTGCCTGAAATCGTCGACGCCGACGGCAAGGCGCTGGAAGGCGAGGCGACCGGTAATCTCTGCCTCGTCCGATCCTGGCCGGGAATGATGCGTACCGTCTACGGCGACCACGCGCGTTTCGAGCAGACCTATTTCTCCACCTACAAGGGCAAGTATTTCACCGGCGACGGCTGCCGCCGCGATGCCGACGGTTATTACTGGATCACCGGCCGCGTCGACGACGTCATCAACGTTTCCGGCCACCGCATGGGCACGGCCGAAGTCGAGAGCTCGCTGGTGGCGCATGCCAAGGTGTCGGAAGCAGCCGTCGTCGGCTATCCCCACGACATCAAGGGCCAGGGCATCTACGCCTATGTGACGCTGATGGCCGGTACCGAACCGACCGAGGAGTTACGCAAGGAACTGGTCGCCTGGGTGCGCAAGGACATCGGCCCGATCGCGTCCCCCGACCAGATCCAGTTCGCGCCGGGCCTGCCAAAGACCCGCTCCGGCAAGATCATGCGCCGCATCCTGCGCAAGATCGCCGAGGACGAGCCGTCGAGCCTTGGCGACACTTCGACGCTGGCCGACCCCGCCGTGGTCGATGACCTCGTCAAGAACCGGCAGAACAAGAAGGGCGCGCCGGCGTAG
- a CDS encoding L,D-transpeptidase: protein MLMRFAAALAATMAAGILMSSVAEARPELVGISGEYTPGTIVVKTHERRLYLILESGRAMRYPVGVGKAGKQWSGTTKIDGKYLNPAWSPPREVKRDKPDMPDVIPGGSPRNPMGVAAMTLAGGEYAIHGTNVPGSIGGFVSYGCIRMLNDDISDLYQRVSVGTTVTVTR, encoded by the coding sequence ATGTTGATGAGGTTTGCGGCGGCATTGGCCGCCACCATGGCTGCGGGCATTTTGATGTCCTCGGTGGCAGAAGCGCGGCCGGAACTGGTTGGAATCAGCGGCGAGTACACGCCGGGCACCATCGTGGTGAAGACCCACGAGCGACGTCTCTATCTCATTCTCGAGTCCGGCCGCGCCATGCGCTACCCGGTCGGGGTCGGCAAGGCCGGCAAGCAATGGTCCGGCACCACAAAGATCGACGGCAAGTATCTCAACCCGGCCTGGTCGCCGCCGCGCGAAGTCAAGCGCGACAAGCCCGACATGCCTGACGTGATTCCCGGCGGCTCGCCCCGTAACCCGATGGGCGTCGCGGCGATGACGCTGGCCGGCGGCGAGTATGCCATTCACGGCACCAACGTGCCGGGCTCAATCGGAGGCTTCGTATCCTACGGTTGCATCCGGATGCTCAACGACGACATCTCCGATCTCTACCAACGCGTGTCGGTCGGAACCACCGTGACCGTGACGCGCTGA
- a CDS encoding thermonuclease family protein: MPPYERTNAYRTPRRGLFRRWFSAALPWVFVLCVAAATTLPVRDWVRRSLPDFADSQAARDAEMVWKRSGSPDVRHPVDVIRTIDGDTFEALVHLSPGIEPTTRIRLRGIDAPELKASCPGELHMAEAATDALRALLGEGGVTIFNIGPDKYSGRVVAEAATRRTGNVSTAMLAARHARSYGGGHRNGWCATAGQTLPK; the protein is encoded by the coding sequence ATGCCGCCATACGAGAGAACGAATGCATACCGGACCCCGCGCCGGGGTCTCTTTCGCCGCTGGTTTTCGGCAGCGCTGCCGTGGGTGTTCGTGCTTTGCGTCGCGGCGGCGACGACGCTGCCGGTGCGGGACTGGGTACGGCGATCGTTGCCTGACTTCGCCGACAGCCAGGCGGCGCGCGATGCCGAGATGGTCTGGAAGCGCTCTGGAAGTCCTGACGTGCGCCATCCCGTCGACGTCATCCGGACCATCGATGGCGACACGTTTGAGGCGCTCGTGCATTTGTCGCCCGGCATTGAGCCGACCACGCGCATACGCCTGCGCGGCATCGACGCGCCGGAATTGAAGGCATCGTGCCCTGGGGAATTGCATATGGCAGAGGCCGCGACCGATGCCTTGCGCGCGCTGCTCGGCGAAGGCGGCGTCACGATCTTCAATATCGGACCGGATAAATATAGCGGCCGTGTCGTGGCCGAAGCCGCGACCCGGCGCACGGGGAATGTCTCGACTGCCATGCTCGCGGCTCGTCATGCGCGCAGCTATGGCGGCGGTCACCGCAACGGGTGGTGCGCGACCGCGGGTCAGACACTTCCGAAATGA
- a CDS encoding DUF1674 domain-containing protein — translation MTDNFLFPAPVAEKKLPPAALRALAEAEARRKAAAASATPLQKEFQGPKGLEPTRYGDWERKGIASDF, via the coding sequence ATGACCGACAATTTTTTATTCCCCGCACCCGTTGCGGAAAAGAAGCTGCCGCCCGCGGCCCTGCGCGCGCTTGCGGAGGCCGAAGCGCGCCGCAAGGCCGCCGCGGCCAGCGCCACGCCGCTGCAGAAGGAATTCCAGGGTCCGAAGGGCCTGGAACCGACCCGCTACGGCGACTGGGAGCGCAAGGGAATCGCTTCGGATTTTTGA
- a CDS encoding RsmB/NOP family class I SAM-dependent RNA methyltransferase, with the protein MPPSRFAVPSEVPGLAARRIAADILDGVLHKHRTLDDQLDGAGAHPGLKALADRDRALMRRLVATILRRLGTLGHLLSRLLDRGIPTDAPRAQSALLIGAAQILWMDVPDHAAVDLSVRLVQSDRRAAKYAGLVNAVLRRCAREGQPLIEEVKSQPLDIPPWLLARWIGAYGEATAREMARAIGHEPSLDITVKTDAAQWASRLHGEALPTGTVRTLLQGSVTMLPGFSEGQWWVQDAAAALPARLFGDVAGKSIVDLCAAPGGKTAQLAHAGARVTAVDRSPARMARLRDNLARLSLQADDVVADAVEWPGNGNGGYDGVLVDAPCTSTGTIRRHPDVAWLRQEADIAALSALQKRLLQKAVALLKPGGTLVYCTCSLEPEEGEQAVASLLATEPGVRRVPVAVDEVAALSEIVTANGDLRTLPCHLPHADPRLGGLDGFYAARLVKT; encoded by the coding sequence ATGCCCCCTTCAAGATTCGCAGTACCTTCAGAAGTGCCCGGCCTCGCCGCGCGGCGGATCGCGGCTGATATTCTCGACGGCGTGCTGCACAAGCATCGCACCCTCGACGACCAGCTCGACGGTGCGGGCGCCCATCCCGGACTGAAGGCGCTCGCCGATCGCGACCGCGCGTTGATGCGGCGGCTGGTGGCGACGATCCTGCGGCGGCTCGGCACGCTCGGCCATTTGCTGTCACGCCTGCTCGATCGCGGCATTCCGACGGATGCGCCCCGTGCACAGAGCGCGCTTCTGATCGGCGCCGCGCAGATTCTCTGGATGGACGTGCCCGATCACGCCGCCGTCGATCTTTCGGTTCGGCTGGTGCAATCGGACCGCCGCGCCGCAAAGTATGCCGGCCTCGTCAACGCCGTGCTGCGCCGCTGCGCCCGCGAGGGACAACCGCTGATCGAGGAAGTCAAATCGCAGCCGCTGGACATTCCGCCGTGGCTGCTCGCGCGCTGGATCGGCGCCTATGGCGAGGCCACCGCGCGGGAGATGGCGCGCGCCATCGGCCACGAGCCGTCGCTCGACATCACCGTGAAGACAGACGCGGCGCAATGGGCGAGCCGCCTGCATGGCGAAGCCTTGCCGACCGGAACCGTACGCACGCTGCTGCAGGGTTCGGTGACCATGCTGCCCGGTTTCTCCGAGGGACAGTGGTGGGTGCAGGATGCCGCCGCCGCGCTGCCGGCGCGGTTGTTCGGCGACGTCGCCGGCAAGAGCATCGTCGACCTCTGCGCCGCGCCCGGCGGCAAGACCGCACAACTGGCGCATGCCGGCGCTCGCGTGACCGCGGTCGATCGCTCGCCGGCGCGCATGGCGCGGCTGCGCGACAATCTGGCCCGGCTTTCGCTGCAGGCCGATGACGTGGTGGCAGACGCCGTCGAGTGGCCCGGCAACGGCAATGGCGGTTACGACGGCGTGCTGGTGGATGCGCCCTGCACCTCCACCGGCACCATCCGCCGGCACCCTGATGTCGCCTGGCTGCGTCAGGAAGCCGACATTGCGGCGCTGTCGGCGTTGCAGAAGCGGTTGCTGCAGAAGGCGGTCGCGCTGCTCAAGCCGGGCGGAACGCTGGTCTATTGCACCTGTTCGCTGGAGCCGGAAGAAGGCGAGCAGGCGGTCGCGTCGCTGCTGGCCACCGAACCGGGCGTGCGCCGTGTCCCGGTCGCGGTGGACGAGGTCGCGGCCCTCAGCGAAATCGTGACCGCAAACGGCGATTTGCGGACCCTGCCCTGCCATTTGCCCCATGCCGACCCCCGGCTCGGCGGGCTGGATGGATTTTACGCGGCGCGGCTGGTAAAAACCTGA
- a CDS encoding heparinase II/III family protein, with amino-acid sequence MSRSARTVIARATGATVAVSRLWPGRADRLIIAPHDLRTADATRAAEIYAGRFVFAGKIVTCHGRSIFDLEPPSEDWEVALLGFGWLRHLRAADTALTRANARSLVDDWISNPARKRPLERRPDVLARRVISLLSQAPLVLGDTDGKFYRKYLRGLTREIRYLRYTMLDIADGVPRLQVLIALCYASLCLANQARHIRSATRRLSDELQRQILPDGGHISRNPGALVELLSDLLPLRQTFAARNIAPPPALLNAIDRMMPMLRFFRHGDGSFALFNGMSNAPSDLVATLLAYDDTHGVPMANMPHTGFQRLDAGTTTVIIDAGPPPPPNVSQEAHAGCLSFELSSGPSRIVVNCGMPSTGRDNWRTFARSTAAHSTLTYHEASSCQFVELSAMKKLLQGAPVVSGPANVESYREAVADGDLLTTSHDGYLARFGVVHRRVLMISGDGGRLDGEDTVSPAPGTRIKGAETDFALRFHLHPAVKASRLSDARGVMLVLPNRDVWTFEALDDKVDLEDSVFLAGNDGPRRTAQIVIRQDSRHASSVRWSFVRSSASAGATAARRNARREPELPL; translated from the coding sequence ATGAGCCGCTCGGCGCGGACCGTGATCGCGCGCGCGACCGGCGCGACGGTTGCGGTATCGCGGCTGTGGCCCGGCCGCGCCGACCGGCTGATCATCGCCCCGCACGACCTGCGCACCGCCGACGCCACCCGCGCCGCCGAAATCTATGCCGGCCGCTTCGTGTTCGCCGGCAAGATCGTGACCTGCCATGGCCGCTCGATCTTCGATCTCGAGCCGCCGTCGGAAGATTGGGAAGTCGCCCTGCTCGGCTTCGGCTGGCTGAGGCATCTGCGCGCCGCCGACACCGCGCTGACCCGCGCCAACGCCCGCTCGCTGGTCGACGACTGGATCTCGAATCCGGCGCGCAAGCGGCCACTCGAACGCCGCCCCGACGTGCTGGCGCGCCGCGTGATCTCGCTGTTGTCGCAGGCGCCGCTGGTGCTCGGCGACACCGACGGAAAATTCTATCGCAAATATCTGCGCGGGCTGACCCGCGAGATTCGCTATCTGCGCTACACGATGCTCGACATCGCCGACGGCGTGCCGCGGCTGCAGGTCCTGATCGCGCTGTGCTACGCCTCGCTGTGCCTGGCCAATCAGGCGCGGCACATCCGCTCCGCCACGCGGCGGCTTTCCGATGAATTGCAGCGCCAGATCCTGCCCGACGGCGGGCATATTTCGCGCAATCCCGGCGCGCTGGTCGAACTGCTCAGCGACCTGCTGCCGCTGCGCCAGACCTTTGCGGCCCGCAACATCGCGCCACCGCCGGCGCTGTTGAATGCGATCGACCGCATGATGCCGATGCTGCGCTTCTTCCGCCATGGCGACGGAAGCTTTGCGCTGTTCAACGGCATGAGCAACGCGCCGTCGGACCTGGTGGCGACGCTGCTCGCCTATGACGACACGCATGGCGTGCCGATGGCGAACATGCCGCACACCGGCTTCCAGCGCCTCGACGCCGGCACGACGACCGTCATCATCGATGCCGGCCCGCCGCCGCCGCCGAATGTCAGCCAGGAAGCGCACGCCGGCTGCCTCTCGTTTGAATTGTCGTCCGGGCCGAGCCGAATCGTCGTCAATTGCGGAATGCCCTCGACCGGCCGCGACAATTGGCGCACCTTTGCGCGCAGCACGGCAGCACATTCGACCCTGACCTATCACGAGGCGTCCTCGTGCCAGTTCGTCGAATTGTCGGCGATGAAGAAGCTATTGCAGGGCGCGCCCGTCGTCAGCGGCCCGGCCAATGTGGAGAGCTACCGCGAGGCGGTGGCCGACGGCGATCTCCTGACCACCTCGCATGACGGCTATCTCGCACGCTTCGGCGTCGTGCATCGCCGCGTGCTGATGATCTCCGGTGACGGCGGAAGACTGGACGGCGAGGACACCGTGTCGCCGGCGCCGGGCACACGCATCAAGGGCGCCGAGACCGATTTTGCCCTGCGGTTTCATCTGCATCCCGCGGTGAAGGCCAGCCGCCTCAGCGATGCGCGCGGCGTCATGCTGGTATTGCCGAACCGTGACGTCTGGACCTTCGAGGCGCTCGACGACAAGGTCGATCTCGAGGACAGCGTGTTCCTGGCCGGCAATGACGGCCCCCGCCGCACCGCCCAGATCGTGATCCGCCAGGATTCCCGCCACGCCTCCTCGGTCCGCTGGAGTTTTGTCCGCTCAAGCGCGTCGGCGGGCGCAACGGCGGCCCGCCGCAATGCGCGCCGCGAGCCGGAATTGCCGCTCTAA
- the purH gene encoding bifunctional phosphoribosylaminoimidazolecarboxamide formyltransferase/IMP cyclohydrolase — protein sequence MTDHPRRVTRALLSVSDKIGLIEFAKALAGHGVELVSTGGTAKAIAAAGLKVKDVSELTGFPEMMDGRVKTLHPKVHGGLLAIRDNKEHADAMKAHGIAPIDLLVVNLYPFEATVDKGAGYEDCIENIDIGGPAMIRAAAKNHDDVAVVVEAQDYPAVLDELAANAGATTLSLRRRLAAKAYARTAAYDAAISNWFAAELKDDAPDFRGFGGRLIQSLRYGENPHQTAAFYATPDKRPGVSTARQLQGKELSYNNINDTDAAYECVGEFDPTRTAACVIVKHANPCGVAEGPDLVTAYRRALACDSTSAYGGIIAVNRTLDAEAARAIIGIFTEVIIAPDATEEAISIIGGRKNLRLLLAGGLPDPRTVGLTAKTVAGGLLVQSRDNAVVEDMDIKVATRRAPTDAELRDLKFAFRVAKHVKSNTIIYAKDLATVGIGAGQMSRVDSARIAARKAQDAAAELKLAEPLTRGSVVASDAFFPFADGMLACIEAGATAVIQPGGSLRDEEVIKAADDHGIAMVFTGVRHFRH from the coding sequence ATGACCGACCATCCGCGCCGCGTGACCCGCGCCCTGTTGTCCGTTTCCGACAAGATCGGGCTGATCGAATTTGCGAAGGCGCTGGCGGGGCATGGCGTCGAACTGGTCTCGACCGGCGGCACGGCGAAGGCGATCGCGGCCGCGGGGCTGAAGGTCAAGGACGTCTCGGAGCTGACCGGCTTTCCCGAAATGATGGACGGCCGGGTCAAGACGCTGCATCCGAAGGTCCATGGCGGCCTGCTCGCGATCCGCGACAACAAGGAACATGCGGACGCTATGAAAGCGCACGGCATCGCGCCGATCGATCTGCTTGTCGTCAATCTCTATCCGTTCGAGGCGACCGTCGACAAAGGCGCCGGTTATGAAGACTGCATCGAGAATATCGACATTGGCGGGCCGGCGATGATCCGGGCGGCGGCGAAGAACCACGACGATGTCGCCGTCGTCGTCGAGGCTCAGGATTATCCGGCCGTGCTCGACGAGCTCGCAGCCAACGCCGGCGCCACGACGCTGTCGCTGCGCCGCCGCCTCGCCGCCAAGGCCTATGCCCGCACCGCGGCCTACGATGCCGCGATCTCGAACTGGTTTGCCGCAGAGCTCAAGGACGATGCGCCGGATTTCCGCGGCTTCGGCGGCCGGCTGATCCAGTCGCTGCGCTACGGCGAGAACCCGCACCAGACCGCAGCGTTCTATGCGACGCCCGACAAGCGGCCCGGTGTCTCCACTGCGCGCCAGTTGCAGGGTAAGGAACTGTCCTACAACAACATCAACGACACCGACGCTGCTTACGAATGCGTCGGCGAGTTCGATCCGACGCGCACGGCGGCCTGCGTCATCGTCAAGCACGCCAATCCCTGCGGCGTTGCGGAGGGACCTGATCTCGTCACCGCCTATCGCCGCGCGCTCGCCTGCGACTCGACGTCAGCCTATGGCGGCATCATCGCAGTCAACCGCACGCTCGATGCCGAGGCCGCGCGCGCCATCATCGGCATCTTCACCGAGGTGATCATCGCGCCCGACGCCACCGAAGAGGCGATCTCGATCATCGGCGGAAGGAAGAATTTGCGATTGCTGCTCGCGGGCGGTCTGCCCGACCCGCGCACGGTTGGGCTAACCGCCAAGACGGTCGCCGGCGGCCTCCTGGTGCAGAGCCGCGACAATGCCGTTGTCGAGGACATGGACATCAAGGTTGCGACCAGGCGCGCGCCGACCGATGCCGAGCTGCGCGATCTCAAATTCGCTTTCCGCGTTGCCAAGCATGTCAAGTCGAACACCATCATCTATGCCAAGGATCTCGCTACCGTCGGCATCGGCGCCGGCCAGATGAGTCGGGTCGACTCCGCGCGCATCGCCGCCCGCAAGGCACAGGATGCCGCGGCCGAACTCAAGCTCGCCGAACCCTTGACCAGGGGCTCGGTCGTCGCGTCAGACGCGTTCTTCCCGTTCGCCGACGGCATGCTGGCCTGCATCGAAGCCGGCGCCACGGCCGTGATCCAGCCCGGCGGCTCGCTGCGCGACGAGGAAGTGATCAAGGCCGCCGACGACCACGGCATCGCCATGGTGTTCACGGGCGTCAGGCATTTCCGGCACTGA
- a CDS encoding MFS transporter codes for MAVIASEAVGAEIPRAYPRRAAVVSWIFFDWAAQPYFTLITTFVFAPYFANFVAPDPARGQALWGFATAAAGLMIALLSPVLGAIADASGRRKPWIAGFGSLLVIGSCLMWFGKPGDPSVIPALLLAYAIASIGVEFATVFNNAMMPTLVPPDRIGRLSGTGWATGYIGGILSLILVLGFLAASPETGRTLFGLAPLFGLDPVTHQGDRITGPLTGIWFIVFVTPMFLFTPDYPAKRPIREALREGLRGLKRTLGELPKQKSVATFLLANMIYTDGLVSLFAFGGIYAAGTFGWHTIQIGTFGILLAIAGTFGAWLGGKLDDRLGPKRVIAGSLTILLLALAAILLVDKDSILFVKVAPPAPGGALFSGAAERAYLVLGCLIGAAGGPLQAASRSLLIRLAPKDRIAQYFGLFALTGKVTSFIGPLLIGAITAVTASQKAGMALLVVFFVAGLALVARVRE; via the coding sequence ATGGCGGTGATCGCTTCCGAGGCAGTTGGCGCCGAGATTCCGCGGGCATATCCGCGCCGCGCCGCCGTCGTGAGCTGGATCTTCTTCGATTGGGCCGCGCAGCCTTATTTCACGCTGATCACCACCTTTGTATTCGCACCCTATTTTGCGAACTTCGTCGCGCCGGATCCGGCGCGGGGACAGGCGCTGTGGGGATTCGCCACCGCCGCCGCCGGCCTGATGATCGCACTGTTGTCGCCGGTGCTCGGCGCGATTGCCGACGCCAGCGGCCGCCGCAAGCCGTGGATCGCCGGCTTCGGGTCGCTGTTGGTGATCGGCTCCTGCCTGATGTGGTTCGGAAAGCCGGGCGACCCCAGCGTCATCCCGGCCCTGCTGTTGGCTTATGCGATTGCGAGCATCGGTGTCGAATTCGCCACCGTCTTCAACAATGCGATGATGCCGACGCTGGTGCCGCCGGACAGAATCGGGCGGTTGTCCGGCACCGGATGGGCGACCGGCTATATCGGCGGCATCCTCAGCCTCATCTTGGTGCTCGGCTTTCTGGCGGCCAGTCCCGAGACCGGGCGTACACTGTTCGGCCTGGCGCCGTTGTTCGGTCTCGATCCAGTCACGCACCAGGGCGATCGCATCACCGGTCCCTTGACCGGCATCTGGTTCATCGTTTTCGTGACGCCGATGTTCCTGTTTACACCGGATTATCCGGCCAAGCGCCCGATCCGCGAGGCGTTGCGTGAAGGATTGAGAGGACTCAAGCGGACGCTCGGCGAATTGCCGAAGCAGAAATCGGTCGCGACATTCCTGCTCGCCAACATGATCTACACCGACGGGCTGGTGTCGCTGTTTGCGTTCGGCGGAATCTACGCCGCCGGCACCTTCGGCTGGCATACGATCCAGATCGGGACGTTCGGGATTCTGCTGGCGATAGCGGGCACCTTCGGCGCGTGGCTCGGCGGCAAGCTCGACGACAGGCTCGGACCCAAGCGGGTCATCGCCGGCAGCCTCACGATCCTGCTGCTTGCGCTTGCCGCGATCTTGCTGGTCGACAAGGATTCGATCCTTTTCGTGAAGGTCGCGCCACCAGCTCCGGGCGGCGCGCTGTTCTCCGGCGCCGCCGAGCGCGCCTATCTCGTGCTCGGATGCCTGATCGGAGCGGCCGGCGGCCCGCTGCAGGCTGCGTCGCGCTCGCTGTTGATCCGTCTCGCGCCGAAGGATCGCATCGCGCAATATTTTGGATTGTTCGCGCTGACCGGCAAGGTGACGTCGTTCATCGGCCCGCTCCTGATCGGCGCGATCACCGCCGTGACCGCAAGCCAGAAGGCCGGCATGGCGCTGCTGGTGGTGTTCTTCGTCGCGGGTCTTGCGCTGGTGGCGCGTGTGCGGGAGTGA